From a single Eleginops maclovinus isolate JMC-PN-2008 ecotype Puerto Natales chromosome 2, JC_Emac_rtc_rv5, whole genome shotgun sequence genomic region:
- the LOC134860311 gene encoding protein FAM200A-like encodes MVACDSLMVMSCVANLTYYSLRTVLRAKLTHIYKHSRREYFKIGCSTANICYICTSLAIYLAPMDRFVVRKVPEGQAAMTEGQAATTEGQAATIGQGQASEASTSQKRRKRKYNEEYVKYGFTVTTDRAGEEVPLCFVCSTILCNEAMKPSKLTRHMETHHVHLKAKPVEYMQQMLRDFKGQQATMRKSAKINENALKASYLVALRVAKSKKPHTIAEQLILPAAIDMCRAMVSEECANKLKTIPLSDNTIGRRIGEMANDVKDQLMAKLQTVLFSLQIDETTDVTNDAQLLTFVRYEDSGTMCEEFLFCKPLPGRTTGVEIFKALDDFFTEHNISWQRCVALCSDGARAMSGSKTGLFAHVRRVAPGVIWTHCLIHREALASKDLSVELSGVFDVVVKTVNFIKRNALNTRLFSSLCHDLGSEHSSLLYHSEVRWLSRGAVLARVFELRGAIYEFLCEKHSDLASNFNDSYWLTKLAYLTDVFAELNKLNSSMQGRDANVMQLYEKLDAFVKKMSKWIERVESNNLAMFPSVEEYPDSTDINDTICEHLRKLVRQFAKYFTDSEEWRRDSKWILLPFSDDASVGSSLTAVEEDKLIEMSTDSVRRHMYDTQPLVKFWISCQTEFSQLAAKAMRCLLPFPTTYLCESGFSTLAYLKNKYRARLDPENDMRLSLSTISPRIDRLCGLHHAQISH; translated from the coding sequence atggtagcctgtgattcgctaatggtaatgagttgcgtcgctaacctcacttattattcattacgtacagtcttgcgagcaaagttgacacacatttataagcatagccgacgagagtattttaagataggttgtagtacagcaaacatttgttacatatgtactagtctagctatatatctagcaccaatggatcgttttgtagtgaggaaagtgccagagggacaggctgccatgacagagggtcaggctgccacgacagagggacaggccgccacgatagggcaaggacaggcttccgaagcgtcaacttcgcaaaaaagacgaaaaagaaaatacaatgaggaatatgttaaatatggattcacagtgacgacagacagagcaggagaggaggtaccactgtgtttcgtatgttcaacaattctctgtaatgaagctatgaagccgtcgaaacttacgcggcatatggagacgcatcacgtccacttgaaggccaaacccgttgagtacatgcaacagatgttgcgtgatttcaaaggacagcaggctaccatgaggaagagtgcaaaaataaatgaaaacgcactgaaagcatcgtatctggtcgctctcagggttgcaaaaagtaagaagccccataccattgcagagcagcttatattgccagcagccatagatatgtgcagagctatggtaagcgaagaatgtgccaacaaattaaaaactattccgttgtcagacaacacaatcggaagacgaattggggaaatggcaaatgatgtcaaagaccagctgatggcaaaacttcagacagttctgttttcccttcaaatcgacgagacgacagatgttactaatgatgcgcaactgttaacatttgtgcgatacgaggacagtggcactatgtgcgaggaatttcttttttgcaaaccactgcccgggcgaactaccggtgtagaaatatttaaagcactggacgattttttcacggagcacaatatctcgtggcagaggtgcgttgcattatgcagcgatggggcccgagccatgagtggcagcaagactggactgtttgcgcatgtaaggagggtggctccgggggtaatttggacacactgcctgattcatagagaggctctcgcctccaaagatctcagtgttgagctcagtggtgtgtttgatgtcgttgtcaagacggtcaacttcataaaacgaaacgcattgaatacacgcctgttttcatccctatgccatgacttgggaagtgaacacagctctctcctttatcattcagaggtgcgttggctgtctcgcggcgctgtgctcgcccgtgtgtttgaactacgcggagctatctacgagttcttgtgcgagaagcattctgatctggcttccaatttcaacgatagttactggttaactaagctggcgtacctcacagatgtttttgcagagctgaacaagttgaacagctccatgcaagggagagatgcaaacgtcatgcagctctacgagaagctcgacgcatttgtgaaaaaaatgtcaaagtggatcgaacgagtggagagcaataacttggcgatgtttccttcagttgaggaataccctgacagcactgacatcaacgacactatatgtgagcatttgaggaagcttgtgcgtcaattcgcaaagtacttcactgattcggaagagtggcgccgtgacagcaagtggatcctgctcccattcagtgacgatgcatcagtagggtcaagtctgacggctgtggaagaggataagctgattgagatgtccacagactctgtcaggaggcatatgtacgacacacagccccttgttaaattctggataagttgccagacagaattttcacagcttgctgcaaaagcaatgaggtgtcttttgccctttccaaccacatacctgtgtgagagtggtttttctacactggcgtacttaaagaataagtacagggctaggcttgatccagagaatgacatgagactgtctctgtctaccatttcgccacgaatagacaggctgtgtggacttcaccacgcccagatatcgcactga